AGCATAGATTTTCTTCTTGTGTTGTAGAAAATTCCCTGATCGACATGTATGCAGAAAATGAGCAAAACGATTCAGTCATTCGAGTCTTTGCAAGGATGAATGAGAGAGACATTGTTTCCTGGAATTCATTGATTACGTGTCTCATAAAAAATGGTGAATTCCATGAAGCCTTAGAGTTATTTAAACATATGCACTGCAACGCTAGAGGAGAGATGCGTCCAGATTTCATCAGCACATTGGCATCCATTCAAGCTTGTTCAAACTTGTCTTCACTCATGCCAGGGCAAATTATTCATGGTTACGTAACAAAAGCTGGATTAATatctgatatcttcattcaaaatGCTTTGATAGACATGTATGGAAGATCAGGCAGGTTGAGTTTAGCAGAGAAAATCTTCAAGGAAATGCCCGCAAAAGATCCAAGTTCATGGAATACATTAATTGCTGCATACGGAATCAATGGAAATGGGAGGCTTGCTCTACAGGCTTTCTCCAAGCTGAATACATCCAGTCCGTACAAGCCTAATGCTATCACCTTCACCAACATCCTTTCTGCATGCTCCCATACAGGACTGGTTGAAGAAGGCTACGAAATCTTCAACCGCATGCAGAAAGAGTGGGGAGTGGAACCAGGTATGGAACATTTTGTTTGCATGGTGGATCTGTTAGGGAGGTCGGGAAAACTTGAGGAAGCGGAAGCCTTTATAAAGGAAATGCCTATTACACCAAGCGATGATGTATGGTATGCTTTATTGGGTGCATGTGGGTTCCATGGAAATATCTGCATAGCTGAAAGAGTAGCAGAGAAGCTGTCTATCCAGGATCCCGAAGGCATAGTTTGGAGGGTAGCATTATCAAACATTCATGCTAGCAGGGGCCAGTGGGAAGATGTTGTCAAGGTTAGGGCTCAGCTTAGACAAGGTATGAAAAAGGATGGCGGATGGAGCACTGTTGAGGTAGAAGGAGTGATGTTCAAGTTCATGGTAAATGATACAAGACACCTAGACAGTAAATCTATCTATGCTGCTGTAAATGGAATCATGAAACATGTAAAAGAATGCGTTATAAATTGATTGTATGCGGTTCAACAGCAGCATTCATGAAACATGTAGAATTATATGTTTGATGAGAGCAGGATTCCATAATGTTACAAGCTTGAATGAAAATTTCAGTACTACAGTGCAACAAACACCACAAAATGTGTAtgatcaaatagcaaagaaaacaTTGGTCCTAAATTCCTTTCGGATGAACCGAAGAGTAGCAATATTTTATAAGCATCAAATAACTAAATTGAAAAGCATAACACAAACTTCTATCAACTTCAACAACCACCTAGACTGACAAAACTATCTGTCATGAAAAAGCATCCGTCTCAAGGAAGACCTGCACCACCTGCAGGTCCAGCACCACCATAACCACCACCTCCTCGACCAAAGGCAGGCCTTGTTCCAGGGCCCTGCGAGTTCACATGTAAGAAATTATATCAGCCTTTATATTATTAGAAACATAACCTCATCTATCATCAATGGGTACACATGTTTTCAAGCAATCATATAAACATTTCATCCTTCAAAGTGAAATAACTAGCATCTAACAGGCACAAATCTTCCAAGAGCAGCCACAAAAGTAACATTAACATCACAATGAAACTAATCTTAAGCCACCAACAAGCAATCACAACTAACCATGACTATGCGTACTTCTGATCAAATTTGAGATGAATAGAGTTCAGAAGAGGCAAAAAAAATGGTTCCAAAATGGACAAAGAAACTCAGATAACTAAGATAAACACCATAAATCATTATGTACAATCCAACACTTCGCATGCATTTGAACCATCAGCTATTCATACGTAATaagttaaaaatttataaaagcaACATTACCCTGAATGAAGGCTGATAGTCAGCCGGAGCTCCTCCCTTGTCGCCAAAATCACCTCCTCCTCTTGGACCTCCACGGTAGCCATCTCTGTCACCAAATCTCCTCTCGCCGTCACCAAAGCGAGGAGGACCACTGATTCATAACCAACAAAACCCAcaattacaaagagagaaatttTCATCAAATTCTATATGGAAAAGAAAAGCCTAACTTTTTCATTAAATAAAAGAGCAAAGAACTCCAAAACTATTACCGTGGGCGGTCACCAGGAGGGCCCATGGGACGACCAGCGGGCTTAGCTTGTTTCTTCAAAGTAGCGGGAACAAT
Above is a genomic segment from Gossypium arboreum isolate Shixiya-1 chromosome 8, ASM2569848v2, whole genome shotgun sequence containing:
- the LOC108470221 gene encoding pentatricopeptide repeat-containing protein DOT4, chloroplastic-like, which translates into the protein MITVQSLPILQFPRQGKKTKDNSPYRLRNSLSSRNLSYQLLALDSVSTVQLLGSCTGSRNLELGSCIHAVVLKSRLQTSVFVNNSLLDMYTKCGCIEEAKNLFDNMPERTVASWTSMISGYCYNGLPDEGVSTFVQMLENEYPNEFTLAAALQAVAQHFNPSFICILHGYIVKSGLLEDNFLQNSLISAYAKSGILEDAIKLLERFSSRDVVSWTCVISGSVLHGFMQEALLAFFRMQEDGVMPNEVTILSIIHACSFIGRLQIIQCVHGLVSKLGWCRQELVLNSMAEMYLTNGYFRDGIQLFSGYCFYGEEQYLNPATMATLLQFCGHSNNLKLGKELHGYLIKHRFSSCVVENSLIDMYAENEQNDSVIRVFARMNERDIVSWNSLITCLIKNGEFHEALELFKHMHCNARGEMRPDFISTLASIQACSNLSSLMPGQIIHGYVTKAGLISDIFIQNALIDMYGRSGRLSLAEKIFKEMPAKDPSSWNTLIAAYGINGNGRLALQAFSKLNTSSPYKPNAITFTNILSACSHTGLVEEGYEIFNRMQKEWGVEPGMEHFVCMVDLLGRSGKLEEAEAFIKEMPITPSDDVWYALLGACGFHGNICIAERVAEKLSIQDPEGIVWRVALSNIHASRGQWEDVVKVRAQLRQGMKKDGGWSTVEVEGVMFKFMVNDTRHLDSKSIYAAVNGIMKHVKECVIN
- the LOC108470222 gene encoding 40S ribosomal protein S10-1-like, whose protein sequence is MIIPEKNRREISKYLFQEGVCYAKKDYNLAKHPEIDVPNLQVIKLMQSFKSKEYVRETFAWMHYYWYLTNDGIEFLRTYLNLPSEIVPATLKKQAKPAGRPMGPPGDRPRGPPRFGDGERRFGDRDGYRGGPRGGGDFGDKGGAPADYQPSFRGPGTRPAFGRGGGGYGGAGPAGGAGLP